A single region of the Halorubrum depositum genome encodes:
- a CDS encoding DUF262 domain-containing protein: MEPKTISDVIPELNSTYLIPAIQREFVWDTDQILDLFDSILRDYPIGSLLLWKVRDDRAQSEIKYKFVSDYIEEPNYPREIDDVNHHNPKWSEDLDGALPPTTNLVIDGQQRLTALNIGLNGSFCERKFNARRDEVSSWVRKKLYLNLLSNPNRITEGIGRRYHLEFKKPHPENDAEHYWYSVGDILQYRDENDFNNYLFEVEDEIEQHLIEEDPELSAERVREYKKWAKQNLNSLWTNVHDRDHLNFFTDDTEDHDRILDIFIRINQGGTQLQHHEILLSLATSEWQQEEPFIVAREAVPKLRDRLNRDVPGGNEPFTTNFVLRALLTCSGMEVQYRLSNFSAENLERMKEVWLTDRFRNSLEEFVNLMRGYDITISHVHSPLLSAPAIYFLYKHDSPALGWNSAQGHDARRDVLYWLCAAKLKRLSRLSSAQIAEAVRDEIDDTDEVRFPIDRIDERLRTSYGESVYLSHDDIDSIFDEATYNTQRGEFLLHLLRFPESADPGHSYEADHIFPQSQVEDEYADLMHRVGNLQFLRDDENLSKHSSDFANWLTSQTEEYKERHYIPESDDGSLYELENFPEFVEQREQLIREHLLEVCDELREAHDTN; the protein is encoded by the coding sequence ATGGAGCCGAAGACTATCTCGGATGTTATACCGGAACTAAACAGCACGTATCTGATTCCTGCAATCCAGCGAGAGTTCGTATGGGATACCGACCAAATTCTCGATCTGTTCGACTCTATTCTCCGCGACTACCCCATCGGCTCTCTGCTACTCTGGAAAGTCCGAGATGACCGGGCGCAGAGCGAAATCAAATACAAGTTCGTCAGCGACTACATCGAGGAACCGAACTACCCCCGAGAAATTGACGACGTAAATCACCACAACCCGAAGTGGAGCGAAGACTTAGACGGGGCGCTCCCTCCAACAACGAACCTCGTTATCGACGGCCAGCAACGGCTGACCGCGCTCAATATCGGACTCAATGGAAGCTTCTGTGAGCGGAAATTCAACGCCCGCCGGGATGAGGTCAGCTCGTGGGTTCGCAAGAAACTCTATCTGAATCTTCTCTCGAACCCGAATCGGATTACCGAAGGAATCGGTCGTCGGTATCATCTCGAATTTAAGAAGCCACACCCCGAGAACGACGCAGAACACTACTGGTATTCCGTTGGCGATATACTCCAATACCGCGACGAGAACGACTTTAACAACTATCTGTTCGAGGTCGAAGACGAGATCGAACAACACCTCATAGAAGAAGACCCCGAACTCAGCGCCGAACGGGTCAGAGAATACAAGAAGTGGGCGAAACAGAATCTCAATAGTCTCTGGACGAACGTTCACGACCGCGATCATCTCAACTTCTTCACCGACGACACCGAAGACCACGACCGCATCTTAGACATATTCATCCGCATCAATCAGGGCGGTACACAGCTCCAACACCACGAAATTCTACTATCCCTCGCAACGTCGGAGTGGCAACAGGAGGAGCCTTTCATCGTCGCAAGAGAGGCCGTCCCTAAACTGCGAGATCGACTGAACCGTGATGTTCCCGGTGGGAATGAGCCGTTCACGACGAACTTCGTCCTCCGCGCCCTGTTGACCTGCTCCGGTATGGAAGTTCAGTATCGACTCTCGAACTTCAGCGCGGAGAACCTTGAGCGGATGAAGGAAGTCTGGCTAACAGACCGATTCAGGAACAGTCTGGAGGAGTTCGTGAACCTGATGCGGGGCTACGATATTACGATCTCGCACGTCCACAGTCCCCTGCTCTCGGCTCCTGCCATCTACTTCCTCTACAAACACGACAGCCCCGCGTTAGGCTGGAATAGTGCCCAAGGCCACGATGCTCGACGGGACGTTCTCTACTGGTTGTGTGCGGCCAAGCTCAAACGGCTGTCCCGGCTGTCGTCCGCCCAAATTGCCGAGGCGGTACGAGACGAGATAGACGACACCGATGAGGTTCGCTTCCCGATAGACCGCATCGACGAACGGCTAAGAACGAGCTACGGAGAATCTGTCTACCTCTCACACGACGATATTGACAGCATCTTCGATGAAGCGACGTACAATACGCAACGTGGGGAGTTCCTTCTCCATCTGCTCAGGTTCCCCGAGTCTGCTGACCCCGGACATAGCTATGAAGCCGACCACATCTTCCCACAGAGTCAGGTCGAAGATGAGTACGCGGACTTGATGCACCGCGTGGGGAATCTCCAGTTCCTTCGTGACGACGAGAACCTGTCTAAACACAGTAGCGACTTCGCTAATTGGCTCACCTCACAGACTGAGGAATACAAAGAGCGCCACTATATCCCGGAATCGGATGATGGGTCGCTCTACGAATTAGAGAACTTCCCCGAGTTCGTGGAACAGCGCGAACAACTGATTCGGGAGCATCTGCTCGAAGTCTGTGACGAACTACGCGAAGCACACGATACGAATTAG
- a CDS encoding DUF7114 family protein, producing MDDAARAREAAHEALADVEPERLREALESRILDAAVTPGVLALVTARAVDPDVRLDGVVDRAAGVQLIYEGLRLTRTVAHDEPWLTAPTRETDIDADMDVLTADVLVSRGFSLLACTDAATAAVEVVRAFGRDQTLRDREGTDPAAAAALDRNLEVDALELAVVAGTTAVGGDPPEELLTYARELAADYDDEFPPPGRALPDATADRIADISDRAVSATDR from the coding sequence ATGGACGATGCCGCGCGAGCGCGTGAGGCCGCTCACGAGGCGCTCGCGGACGTCGAGCCCGAGCGGCTGCGCGAGGCCCTCGAGAGCCGTATTCTGGACGCCGCCGTGACGCCCGGTGTGCTGGCGCTCGTCACGGCCCGGGCGGTCGACCCAGACGTGCGCCTCGACGGGGTCGTCGACCGGGCGGCGGGCGTACAGCTCATCTACGAGGGGCTCCGGCTCACCCGCACCGTGGCCCACGACGAGCCGTGGCTGACCGCGCCCACGCGCGAGACCGACATCGACGCGGACATGGACGTGCTCACGGCCGACGTGCTCGTCTCGCGCGGCTTCTCGCTGCTGGCGTGTACCGACGCCGCCACCGCCGCGGTCGAGGTCGTGCGCGCGTTCGGCCGGGACCAGACCCTCCGCGACCGCGAGGGGACCGACCCCGCGGCGGCGGCCGCGCTCGACCGGAACCTGGAGGTCGACGCCCTCGAGCTGGCGGTCGTCGCCGGCACCACGGCGGTCGGCGGCGACCCGCCCGAGGAGCTGCTGACGTACGCCCGGGAGCTGGCGGCCGATTACGACGACGAGTTCCCGCCGCCGGGGCGCGCGCTCCCGGACGCGACCGCCGACCGGATCGCGGACATCTCCGACCGCGCCGTGAGCGCGACGGACCGGTGA
- the dcd gene encoding dCTP deaminase, protein MILSQHDIQRSISNGDLGAVRGDGKTLAVEPASMDLHLGSELRIPAATGVVEVDDADTYPGHYERTSELSLSPGKFALAHTEENITVPDDKVGILHGRSSVGRLGLFIHNAGFIDPGFRGQITLELFNAAPYPIRLCDEMRICQLALHDMKSKPDVAYSSENGNKYNDQTGPTPSRLYEDFDESA, encoded by the coding sequence ATGATTCTCTCTCAACACGATATTCAGCGGTCGATTAGCAACGGCGATCTCGGGGCTGTTCGCGGCGACGGGAAGACTCTCGCCGTCGAGCCTGCCTCGATGGATTTGCACCTCGGGTCGGAGCTTCGGATTCCTGCCGCGACCGGCGTGGTCGAGGTGGACGACGCCGACACTTACCCCGGTCACTACGAAAGAACCAGCGAGCTATCGCTCTCTCCCGGCAAGTTCGCGCTGGCCCATACGGAGGAGAACATTACCGTCCCCGACGACAAGGTAGGAATCCTCCACGGTCGCTCGTCGGTCGGTCGGCTCGGGCTGTTCATCCACAATGCAGGGTTCATCGACCCCGGTTTCCGTGGGCAGATCACGCTCGAACTGTTCAACGCCGCACCGTATCCGATTCGACTCTGCGACGAGATGCGGATTTGCCAGCTCGCGCTTCACGATATGAAGTCGAAGCCTGACGTGGCCTACTCATCTGAGAACGGGAACAAATACAACGACCAGACCGGGCCGACCCCCTCCCGTCTGTACGAAGACTTCGATGAATCGGCTTGA
- the thyX gene encoding FAD-dependent thymidylate synthase, translating to MKVELKTEYSTPNPDDVPVMAARGDYMSDSLVGKTIDDALEGTTKTQEELIAELLRRGHFGPFEHIQAFFAVEGLSRSAMAQVTRHRHMSFDVQSQRYCDFSEKNIVVPPGDKNNPGASDVVLGQYDGPAEDFTGADAFEGHFLNSVELYERLIEQGMAKEDARFILPIGVEVDLTFSANARTLMHFFDLRKNMKAQWEAREFATQVLNECKEWSPLVFTAYEEVTNNNSIIAP from the coding sequence ATGAAAGTCGAACTCAAGACAGAATACAGCACGCCGAACCCCGACGACGTTCCCGTAATGGCCGCCCGTGGCGACTATATGAGCGATTCCCTCGTCGGGAAGACTATCGACGACGCCCTCGAAGGGACGACAAAGACCCAAGAGGAGCTGATTGCCGAACTGCTCCGCCGTGGTCACTTCGGGCCGTTTGAACACATCCAAGCGTTCTTCGCGGTCGAAGGACTCTCCCGCTCGGCTATGGCTCAGGTGACGCGACACCGCCATATGAGCTTCGACGTGCAGAGCCAGCGGTACTGCGACTTCTCCGAGAAGAACATCGTCGTCCCACCGGGCGACAAGAACAACCCCGGAGCCTCCGACGTGGTTCTCGGCCAGTACGACGGCCCGGCTGAGGATTTCACCGGAGCCGACGCCTTTGAGGGGCATTTCCTGAACTCGGTGGAGCTGTATGAACGGCTCATCGAGCAGGGAATGGCGAAGGAGGACGCCCGGTTCATCCTCCCTATTGGCGTGGAGGTTGATCTGACGTTCTCCGCGAATGCTCGGACGCTGATGCACTTCTTCGACCTTCGGAAGAACATGAAGGCCCAATGGGAGGCCCGCGAGTTCGCCACTCAGGTACTCAATGAGTGTAAGGAGTGGTCGCCGCTCGTCTTCACGGCCTACGAGGAAGTCACGAACAACAACTCAATCATCGCCCCATGA
- a CDS encoding undecaprenyl diphosphate synthase family protein has protein sequence MGLYDAYLAVRHRLHDGDPPEHVAIVITERDLLVDGAFDTLAEALGWALEYGAERVTVSVSVLDESVVPTLARELRRLDAPAPFVVRGPDDADVERSVDREAGSADGDGGGADDGTADGDAPIRITVGLGGKAEFAAAVREIASDVDAGALDPAAIDADDVADRLVFPEEPDLVIKTGAERLSDFAIWQSVYAELYFTDVNWRDFRRRDYLRAVLDFQDRQRRFGR, from the coding sequence GTGGGCCTGTACGACGCGTACCTCGCCGTCCGCCACCGACTCCACGACGGGGACCCTCCCGAGCACGTCGCGATCGTCATCACCGAACGGGACCTCCTCGTCGACGGCGCGTTCGACACCCTCGCCGAGGCGCTCGGATGGGCGCTGGAGTACGGCGCCGAGCGCGTCACCGTCTCGGTGTCGGTGCTCGACGAGTCCGTGGTCCCGACGCTCGCGCGCGAGCTCCGCCGGCTCGACGCGCCCGCCCCGTTCGTCGTTCGCGGGCCGGACGACGCCGACGTGGAGAGGAGCGTCGACCGAGAGGCGGGGAGCGCGGACGGCGACGGAGGGGGCGCCGACGACGGAACCGCCGACGGCGACGCCCCGATCAGGATCACCGTCGGACTCGGTGGGAAGGCGGAGTTCGCGGCCGCGGTCCGCGAGATAGCGAGCGACGTCGACGCCGGAGCGCTCGATCCGGCGGCGATCGACGCCGACGACGTCGCCGACCGGCTCGTGTTCCCGGAGGAGCCGGACCTCGTGATCAAGACGGGCGCGGAGCGGCTCTCCGACTTCGCGATCTGGCAGTCGGTGTACGCCGAGCTCTACTTCACCGACGTGAACTGGCGCGACTTCAGGAGGCGGGACTACCTGCGCGCGGTGCTCGACTTCCAGGACCGGCAGCGACGGTTCGGTCGGTAG
- a CDS encoding HNH endonuclease: protein MSRERPWQDEETLREKYSTHRSCRKVAGELGCSKETIRYWMEKFGIERTGRKHNVAVTERSDGYEQLTVNIDGKTYSCLHHRLLAVAEYGYDAVVENDVHHKNSMKLDNRLENIELLGHAEHARHHYEKRTLNDRGQLVSIT from the coding sequence ATGTCCCGAGAAAGACCGTGGCAAGACGAGGAAACGCTTAGAGAAAAATATTCGACACACCGTTCCTGCCGCAAGGTCGCTGGAGAACTCGGTTGTTCCAAGGAGACGATTCGATACTGGATGGAGAAATTCGGTATCGAGAGAACGGGTCGGAAGCACAACGTCGCCGTCACGGAACGCTCCGATGGATACGAACAGCTCACCGTCAACATCGACGGGAAGACCTACTCGTGTCTCCACCATCGGCTTCTCGCCGTTGCCGAGTACGGTTACGACGCCGTGGTTGAGAACGACGTTCACCACAAGAACTCGATGAAGCTGGATAACAGATTGGAGAACATCGAACTTCTCGGTCACGCTGAACACGCGAGACACCACTACGAAAAGCGAACGCTGAATGATCGCGGCCAGCTCGTTTCTATCACTTAA
- a CDS encoding HalOD1 output domain-containing protein, protein MGDIFSGEPEYGGIVEEIVGRIADRESKDEAELPPIGSTVDCDALVCLIESMDSGEVIFHYEGYQVTVTADSEIAIEATN, encoded by the coding sequence ATGGGAGACATATTTTCGGGTGAACCGGAATACGGGGGCATAGTTGAGGAGATAGTGGGGCGTATTGCTGATAGAGAGTCGAAAGATGAAGCCGAACTCCCACCGATTGGGTCAACAGTAGATTGTGATGCATTAGTGTGTTTGATAGAATCAATGGATAGTGGAGAAGTGATCTTTCACTATGAGGGGTATCAGGTAACTGTGACCGCCGATTCGGAGATAGCCATCGAAGCCACTAATTGA
- a CDS encoding inorganic phosphate transporter has protein sequence MVEVLLLVGFVVAAFVGYNIGGATTGPAFGPAVGSGVLSKSGAAALMSIFFFVGAGTLGQRVVTTLGEDLVTGGNVFTLETSIVVLFFIGGALFVGNFAGVPASTSMTAVGAIAGLGLATGTLDRAVMGEIAIWWIVAPIIGFWVSGVVGRYFYPAIDSWVAIDSTEGALFEFDRSGPIPKPVPGPNTTRRELVGGFVVIAIGCLMAFSSGTSNIANAIAPLVALDNVEMTPMILLGSAAVAVGAFTIARRTLDTLGNDITDLPLTAAIVVACVSSGIVISLSAVGIPASFVIIATMSIVGLGWGRATRTVTVRQGIRGEKEPKVSVGALKADETGPIGEGDPTDIPSASDLFNPSTSARVVLMQNVVPILSTVGALVTFTVLFRFVW, from the coding sequence ATGGTTGAGGTCTTACTTCTCGTCGGATTCGTGGTCGCGGCGTTCGTCGGGTACAACATCGGTGGCGCCACGACCGGTCCGGCCTTCGGGCCGGCCGTCGGGTCGGGAGTGCTCTCGAAGTCGGGTGCGGCGGCGCTGATGTCGATCTTCTTCTTCGTCGGCGCCGGGACGCTCGGGCAGCGCGTCGTGACGACGCTCGGAGAGGACCTCGTCACCGGCGGCAACGTGTTCACGCTTGAGACGAGCATCGTGGTCCTCTTTTTCATCGGCGGCGCGCTGTTCGTCGGGAACTTCGCCGGCGTCCCGGCGTCGACGTCGATGACGGCGGTCGGGGCGATCGCGGGGCTCGGGCTCGCGACGGGCACCCTCGACCGGGCGGTGATGGGCGAGATCGCCATCTGGTGGATCGTCGCGCCGATCATCGGCTTCTGGGTGTCGGGCGTCGTGGGACGCTACTTCTACCCGGCAATCGACAGCTGGGTGGCGATAGACAGCACGGAGGGGGCGCTGTTCGAGTTCGACCGGTCCGGGCCGATCCCGAAGCCGGTTCCGGGCCCGAACACCACTCGACGCGAGCTCGTTGGCGGCTTCGTTGTCATCGCCATCGGCTGTCTGATGGCGTTCTCGTCGGGTACCTCGAACATCGCGAACGCGATCGCGCCGCTCGTCGCGCTCGATAACGTCGAGATGACGCCGATGATCCTGCTCGGGAGCGCCGCCGTCGCGGTCGGCGCGTTCACGATCGCCCGGCGGACGCTCGACACGCTCGGCAACGACATCACCGACCTCCCGCTGACCGCGGCGATCGTCGTCGCCTGCGTCTCCTCCGGGATCGTCATCAGCCTCTCGGCGGTCGGGATCCCGGCGTCGTTCGTCATCATCGCGACGATGTCGATCGTCGGGCTCGGCTGGGGGCGCGCGACGCGGACCGTCACGGTGCGGCAGGGGATCCGCGGCGAGAAGGAGCCGAAGGTGTCCGTCGGCGCGCTGAAGGCGGACGAGACGGGGCCGATCGGCGAGGGCGACCCGACCGACATCCCCTCGGCGTCGGACCTGTTCAACCCGAGCACCAGCGCGCGCGTCGTCCTGATGCAGAACGTCGTCCCGATCCTCTCGACGGTCGGGGCGCTCGTCACGTTCACGGTCCTGTTCCGCTTCGTCTGGTAG
- a CDS encoding tyrosine-type recombinase/integrase has protein sequence MNRDDPLDQMEMSAASEDIPPAPKPIEFGFPLVSQRSREDLEAFGLNMVQDYRDFKEEVLTWLGNYGKNPDKHEGLAPTTLESTHYKLETVFRWLWKYEGQYTTKFTPEHAEKFISLLNQSDSMIDSTVLHHAKDIRRYFRYCNHVQGKDYDWEPDIELSQSNGDERDYLRRAAFEPLYQAALQHSSVKSYYSCTPEERQELKSYVSQRLQVPKSKVGAEEFKRANSWKYPSMIAATLDTGLRPIEVGRAKVSWVNLQDNELNIPKDESTKNEGHWNCAIQKRTAKALERWIDERATMEKYDGRDELWLTQKARPYNSDSCNGLLDRIIESGNVPIPENQKEDLSWYSIRHGVATYWANHVGPHHAKEQLRHKSVTTTMKYLHSDSDTRGSAVEQIW, from the coding sequence ATGAACCGCGACGACCCCCTCGACCAGATGGAAATGAGCGCGGCATCCGAGGATATACCACCCGCGCCCAAACCCATCGAGTTCGGCTTCCCACTCGTGAGCCAACGGTCGCGCGAAGACCTCGAAGCGTTCGGCCTCAACATGGTTCAGGACTACCGCGATTTCAAAGAGGAAGTCCTGACGTGGCTCGGCAACTACGGGAAGAACCCCGACAAGCACGAAGGGCTGGCCCCCACCACGCTGGAGTCCACGCACTACAAGCTCGAAACCGTCTTCCGGTGGCTATGGAAGTACGAGGGCCAATACACCACCAAGTTCACGCCCGAACACGCGGAGAAGTTCATCTCGCTGTTGAATCAAAGCGACTCGATGATCGACAGCACGGTGCTTCACCACGCGAAGGATATTCGCCGGTACTTCCGCTACTGTAACCACGTTCAGGGGAAGGACTACGATTGGGAACCCGACATAGAACTCTCTCAGTCGAACGGCGACGAACGAGACTACCTCCGCCGGGCCGCGTTCGAGCCGCTGTATCAAGCCGCGCTCCAGCACTCGTCGGTCAAGAGCTACTACTCCTGCACCCCGGAGGAACGACAGGAGTTGAAGTCCTACGTCTCTCAGCGGCTCCAAGTCCCCAAGTCGAAGGTCGGGGCGGAGGAGTTCAAGCGGGCAAACTCGTGGAAGTACCCCTCGATGATCGCCGCGACTCTCGATACAGGGCTTCGACCCATCGAGGTCGGTCGCGCCAAGGTGTCGTGGGTGAACCTCCAAGATAACGAGCTGAATATCCCGAAGGACGAGTCCACGAAGAACGAGGGCCATTGGAACTGCGCGATTCAGAAGCGCACGGCGAAGGCGCTCGAACGCTGGATAGACGAGCGGGCGACGATGGAGAAGTACGACGGTCGGGACGAGCTGTGGCTCACGCAGAAAGCCCGCCCGTACAACTCCGATTCGTGTAACGGCCTCCTTGATCGAATCATTGAGTCGGGGAACGTCCCGATTCCCGAGAACCAGAAGGAAGACCTCTCGTGGTACAGCATCCGCCACGGGGTCGCAACGTATTGGGCGAACCACGTCGGCCCGCACCACGCGAAGGAACAGCTCCGGCACAAGAGCGTGACGACGACGATGAAGTATCTCCACTCGGACTCGGACACCCGAGGGAGCGCGGTCGAACAAATCTGGTGA
- a CDS encoding enoyl-CoA hydratase/isomerase family protein has protein sequence MIHTSTDGRVRVVTIDRPERRNALRPEDLDALRSAVSDAETSVTYLRGAGDAFCAGADLDAVAALDTAADSEDAASFARRGQRTAAAIEGADTVVVCGIDGAARGGGVEMALAADVRVATPAATFAEPGVDFGLFGAWGGTVRLPRVMREGDALEFALSGRVLDADEALRTGLVSRVVDDPRAVADEIADGKPDALRTVKRRVRDRRDDATQADAEAEAFAALVRSHGAEIAASRRE, from the coding sequence GTGATCCACACCAGCACCGACGGCCGCGTCCGCGTCGTCACGATCGACCGCCCGGAGCGACGAAACGCGCTTCGTCCCGAGGACCTGGACGCGCTCCGCAGCGCCGTCTCCGACGCCGAGACGTCCGTCACCTACCTCCGCGGCGCCGGAGACGCCTTCTGCGCCGGCGCCGACCTCGACGCCGTCGCGGCCCTCGACACGGCCGCCGACTCGGAGGACGCGGCGTCGTTCGCCCGACGGGGACAGCGCACCGCCGCCGCGATCGAAGGTGCGGACACGGTCGTCGTCTGCGGGATCGACGGCGCGGCCCGCGGCGGCGGGGTCGAGATGGCGCTCGCGGCCGACGTCCGGGTCGCCACGCCCGCGGCGACGTTCGCCGAGCCGGGCGTCGATTTCGGGCTCTTCGGCGCGTGGGGCGGCACGGTCCGCCTCCCGCGGGTGATGCGCGAGGGCGACGCCCTGGAGTTCGCGCTCTCGGGCCGCGTCCTCGACGCCGACGAAGCGCTCCGGACTGGACTCGTCTCCCGGGTCGTCGACGACCCCCGCGCGGTCGCCGACGAGATCGCGGACGGGAAGCCGGACGCGCTGCGCACCGTGAAGCGCCGGGTGCGCGACCGGCGGGACGACGCGACGCAGGCGGACGCGGAGGCCGAGGCGTTCGCCGCCCTCGTCCGGTCGCACGGCGCGGAGATCGCGGCGTCGCGGAGGGAGTGA